A single genomic interval of Juglans regia cultivar Chandler chromosome 1, Walnut 2.0, whole genome shotgun sequence harbors:
- the LOC108982412 gene encoding uncharacterized protein LOC108982412 → MAKTNKYTTINFNHIYDKSLFANPSPSSNNTSKPTKNPSSSSHSYSSISSPKAHGRMLVLTRPTPKPITTPPPKPLSSQLQPSQSFPDQARSQPNSDHISLRPLGRTGTGSPIFSPVPSLEKEKDVAIPVTSSKPDKFVPPHLRPGFEGREERPGLELGKRRELSRNNFRSPGQYGEDQRPKSGGGYERMTGGGDSDLGMVSQPRSSGYRPSSSG, encoded by the coding sequence ATGGCAAAAACCAATAAGTACACCACCATCAACTTCAACCACATCTATGATAAAAGCCTCTTCGCCAATCCTAGCCCCAGCAGCAACAACACCAGCAAACCAACCAAaaacccttcttcttcttcacactCTTACTCCTCAATCTCTTCCCCCAAAGCTCATGGCCGTATGTTGGTCCTGACCCGACCAACACCCAAACCCATCACCACACCACCGCCTAAGCCTCTGTCTTCACAACTCCAACCATCCCAGTCATTTCCAGATCAGGCCAGATCCCAACCCAACTCGGACCACATTTCTCTTCGTCCTTTGGGTCGTACTGGCACCGGTTCTCCCATTTTTTCACCCGTTCCTAGtttggaaaaggagaaagatgTGGCGATTCCGGTGACGTCGTCGAAACCAGACAAGTTTGTTCCACCGCATCTCAGGCCCGGGTTTGAAGGGAGGGAGGAGCGGCCTGGGCTAGAGTTGGGAAAGCGTAGGGAATTGAGTCGTAACAATTTCAGGTCTCCAGGTCAGTACGGGGAAGATCAACGACCCAAGTCAGGTGGTGGCTATGAGAGGATGACGGGGGGTGGTGACTCGGATCTAGGGATGGTAAGCCAACCGAGGTCGAGTGGGTATCGCCCGAGTTCGAGTGGATG